In Treponema sp. OMZ 798, the following proteins share a genomic window:
- a CDS encoding methyl-accepting chemotaxis protein: MMISTNNTQKKENMFSIRYKVILFFIFTILVFTSLTVYIIGKNIKTENLRRVDRVVPRDLEYISNSFTIFFDNAKSVLLSISQNKDVRSADSSINSFALSETKTSLKNIKRSETEKNIVDVFKNLFSSFPEYVEVYMGTKWGGSVTSYDGEMPAFFDPRKRKWYEDAAAANGETVIAEAFESTVGDTVIGLYKSVFSQENEFLGNVGIEVTLTTLTDMISKSKLGTNGYFMLIQGDGTILADPKHKDFNFKNISDVPVPDFVKLKDSVNVKIFMEGKYWLTYTKVIEGLDWRIVGLIQEDEVYAEYYSVINSILSISLVVLSIFLIVFVVIVLKITDPIKKVLYVLKDISEGEGDLTVRLPIKGRDETAKLSAYFNKTMSKIGASIKTASKNTDIMRNFSEELVGSIAQTAGSVNQITSNIDEIKERISKQFSSIDETGSSINVLLQNIEKLDSHIENQAASMTVSSSAMEQLILDIRSVGDILEKNRDLITRLEEASGYVKQSSMDSAKLTAEMSEESEGLLNAGKIIQHIASQTNLLAMNAAIEAAHAGEAGKGFAVVADEIRKLSEESSTQGRTITTVLQNLKLKIDTIASDSVKSQETFIENFRLTSAVKSQENIIMQAMREQIARGEEVLKAISDFIQATSSVKESSGEMLMSSNAVSKEMQNISSISAVITEGMNSMAIDADEINKAISVIDSMSQTHQNSINDLAEEMRQFKV, encoded by the coding sequence ATGATGATAAGCACCAATAATACACAAAAAAAAGAAAATATGTTTTCGATCAGGTATAAAGTAATACTGTTTTTTATATTTACTATTTTAGTCTTTACAAGCTTAACAGTATACATTATCGGAAAGAATATTAAGACTGAAAATTTAAGGAGGGTAGACAGGGTTGTTCCTCGGGATTTGGAATATATATCGAATTCGTTTACAATCTTTTTCGATAATGCAAAATCTGTTCTATTATCCATTTCACAAAATAAAGATGTCAGGTCTGCTGACAGTTCAATAAATTCTTTTGCCTTGTCGGAAACTAAAACAAGCTTGAAAAATATAAAGCGAAGTGAAACCGAAAAAAACATAGTAGATGTGTTTAAAAATTTATTTTCAAGTTTTCCTGAATATGTTGAAGTTTATATGGGAACAAAATGGGGCGGTTCGGTTACCAGTTATGACGGAGAAATGCCTGCTTTTTTTGATCCCCGTAAACGAAAGTGGTATGAAGATGCAGCTGCTGCGAATGGAGAGACTGTAATAGCCGAAGCTTTTGAATCTACAGTCGGCGATACAGTTATCGGTCTTTACAAAAGTGTTTTTTCGCAAGAAAATGAATTTTTAGGCAATGTAGGTATTGAAGTTACGCTTACCACTTTGACCGATATGATTTCCAAGTCCAAGCTTGGGACAAACGGGTATTTTATGCTTATTCAAGGGGACGGTACAATACTGGCTGATCCTAAACATAAGGATTTTAACTTTAAAAATATTTCTGATGTGCCAGTTCCAGATTTTGTAAAGCTTAAAGATTCAGTAAATGTAAAAATATTTATGGAAGGCAAATATTGGCTTACTTATACAAAGGTTATAGAGGGGCTTGATTGGCGGATTGTAGGACTTATTCAGGAAGATGAGGTTTATGCGGAATATTACTCGGTCATAAACTCAATCCTCAGTATAAGCCTGGTTGTGCTGTCGATATTTCTCATAGTTTTTGTAGTAATTGTTCTTAAAATTACTGACCCGATAAAAAAGGTTCTTTATGTGTTAAAAGATATTTCGGAAGGTGAGGGTGATTTAACTGTCAGGCTTCCTATAAAGGGTAGGGACGAAACTGCAAAATTATCCGCCTATTTTAACAAGACTATGTCAAAGATAGGAGCTTCCATTAAAACGGCATCAAAAAATACCGATATAATGCGGAATTTTAGCGAAGAGCTTGTAGGAAGCATAGCTCAGACGGCCGGTTCCGTAAATCAAATAACTTCCAACATTGACGAAATAAAAGAAAGAATTTCAAAACAGTTTTCAAGTATTGATGAGACAGGTTCTTCAATAAATGTTCTGCTTCAAAATATCGAAAAATTGGATTCTCATATTGAAAATCAGGCTGCAAGTATGACCGTTTCGTCTTCGGCAATGGAACAGCTTATACTGGATATTCGAAGTGTCGGGGATATTTTAGAAAAGAATAGAGATTTAATTACACGGCTTGAAGAAGCTTCAGGATATGTAAAACAATCTTCCATGGATTCTGCAAAACTTACAGCCGAAATGAGTGAAGAATCTGAAGGTCTTTTAAATGCGGGAAAGATTATTCAGCATATTGCAAGCCAGACGAATCTTCTTGCTATGAATGCTGCTATTGAAGCCGCTCATGCAGGAGAGGCAGGTAAGGGATTTGCAGTTGTTGCCGATGAAATCAGAAAGCTTTCTGAAGAGTCGAGTACTCAAGGAAGAACCATAACAACAGTTCTTCAAAATCTTAAACTAAAGATAGATACGATTGCATCGGATTCGGTTAAATCTCAAGAGACTTTTATTGAAAATTTCAGACTTACTTCTGCCGTAAAAAGTCAGGAAAATATAATCATGCAGGCTATGAGGGAGCAGATAGCCCGCGGTGAAGAAGTTTTGAAAGCTATTTCCGATTTTATTCAAGCTACATCTTCTGTAAAAGAAAGTTCGGGAGAAATGCTTATGAGCAGTAATGCCGTTTCAAAAGAGATGCAGAACATATCTTCCATAAGTGCCGTAATTACTGAAGGAATGAATAGTATGGCAATTGATGCAGATGAAATAAACAAGGCCATTTCCGTAATAGACTCTATGAGTCAGACTCATCAAAACAGTATAAACGATCTTGCCGAGGAAATGAGACAGTTTAAGGTTTAG